A part of Acidimicrobiales bacterium genomic DNA contains:
- the crtI gene encoding phytoene desaturase, giving the protein MADVAVVGGGVGGLAAAIRLAAAGHDVTLLERNAELGGKLTVRSRDGFTFETGPSLLTLPRVFDDLFRVAGTSLPQEVDLVRLDPACRYRFADGSGFDTHDRVDDTVASLEAMSPGSGAEYRAFLDHGRRVWEVAERSFFAGPIESPLRLVRRMRSPLDLLAIDPLRTLAGRAAASFTDPRLRRFVGRYATYSGSSPFLAPATLACIPWIEASLGAWYPRGGLGTLRDALAGTARTLGVHVATGAEVVEVLADDRAVRGVRRADGEIVEAGVVVADVDALHLYGDLLDDRGALRQARRAPRSSSGFVLLLGVEGATPMLAHHNVAFSADERAEFGALFGPRRQPVADPTVYVCCSARTDASQAPAGCENWFVLVNTPEGRGVDWSRHASGYRDHLLEVLAHRGWDLAGRVRFCEVVTPLDIEARYRSPGGSIYGTSSNGRRAAFLRPANRGPRRGLYLVGGSSHPGGGLPLVAMSGAIVAGMVAEDLAR; this is encoded by the coding sequence GTGGCTGACGTCGCGGTCGTCGGGGGTGGCGTCGGAGGGCTGGCCGCCGCGATCCGCCTGGCCGCCGCCGGCCACGACGTGACCCTGCTGGAGCGGAACGCCGAGCTGGGGGGCAAGCTCACCGTCCGGTCACGGGACGGGTTCACCTTCGAGACCGGGCCGTCGCTGCTCACCCTTCCCCGGGTGTTCGACGACCTGTTCCGGGTGGCGGGGACGTCGCTGCCGCAGGAGGTCGACCTGGTCCGGCTCGACCCGGCCTGCCGGTACCGCTTCGCCGACGGATCCGGCTTCGACACCCACGATCGCGTCGACGACACGGTGGCGTCGCTCGAGGCCATGTCGCCGGGGTCGGGTGCCGAGTACCGGGCGTTCCTCGACCACGGCCGGCGCGTCTGGGAGGTGGCCGAGCGCTCGTTCTTCGCCGGTCCCATCGAGTCCCCGCTCCGGCTGGTCCGCCGGATGCGCTCGCCGCTCGACCTGCTCGCCATCGACCCGCTCCGCACCCTCGCGGGGCGGGCCGCGGCCTCGTTCACCGACCCCCGCCTGCGGCGCTTCGTCGGCCGCTACGCCACCTACTCGGGGTCGTCGCCCTTCCTCGCCCCGGCCACGCTGGCCTGCATCCCCTGGATCGAGGCGTCGCTGGGCGCGTGGTACCCGCGCGGCGGCCTCGGGACGCTCCGGGACGCCCTCGCCGGCACCGCCCGCACGCTCGGCGTCCACGTCGCCACCGGCGCCGAGGTGGTCGAGGTGCTCGCCGACGACCGGGCGGTGCGAGGGGTGCGGCGCGCCGACGGCGAGATCGTCGAGGCCGGCGTGGTCGTGGCCGACGTCGACGCCCTGCACCTCTACGGCGACCTGCTCGACGACCGGGGCGCGCTGCGGCAGGCCCGCCGGGCGCCGCGATCGTCGTCTGGCTTCGTGCTGCTGCTCGGGGTGGAGGGCGCGACGCCGATGCTGGCGCACCACAACGTGGCCTTCTCGGCCGACGAGCGGGCCGAGTTCGGAGCCCTGTTCGGCCCGCGCCGCCAGCCGGTCGCCGACCCCACGGTGTACGTGTGCTGCTCTGCCCGCACCGACGCGTCCCAGGCGCCCGCCGGGTGCGAGAACTGGTTCGTGCTGGTGAACACGCCCGAGGGCCGGGGCGTCGACTGGTCGAGGCACGCCAGCGGCTACCGCGACCACCTGCTGGAGGTGCTGGCCCACCGGGGGTGGGACCTGGCCGGGCGGGTGCGGTTCTGCGAGGTTGTCACACCGCTCGACATCGAGGCCCGGTACCGGTCACCGGGTGGCTCGATCTACGGCACGTCGTCGAACGGCCGGCGGGCCGCCTTCCTGCGGCCCGCCAATCGCGGTCCCCGCCGGGGGCTCTACCTGGTGGGCGGCTCGAGCCACCCCGGCGGCGGCCTTCCCCTGGTGGCCATGAGCGGGGCGATCGTGGCCGGCATGGTCGCCGAGGACCTGGCCAGGTGA